From Acomys russatus chromosome 25, mAcoRus1.1, whole genome shotgun sequence, a single genomic window includes:
- the Slc25a35 gene encoding solute carrier family 25 member 35 isoform X1, whose translation MDFLMSGLAACGACVFTNPLEVVKTRMQLQGELRAPGTYQRHYRNVFHAFVTIGRVDGLAALQKGLAPALLYQFLMNGIRLGTYGLAEARGYLRTDEGTHSPVRSAAAGALAGVMGAYLGSPIYMVKTHLQAQATSEIAVGHQYKHQGMFQALTEIGQKHGLVGLWRGAVGGLPRVVIGSSTQLCTFSSTKDLLSQWEIFPPQSWKVALAAAMVSGVAVVLAMTPFDVASTRLYNQPTDTQGKGLMYRGILDALLQTARTEGFFGMYKGIGASYFRLGPHTILSLFFWDQLRFLYNTYAK comes from the exons ATGGATTTCTTGATGAGTGGTCTGGCTGCCTGCGGGGCCTGTGTGTTCACCAATCCCCTGGAGGTCGTGAAGACCAGAATGCAATTGCAGGGAGAACTGCGGGCCCCTGGCACCTACCAGCGCCACTACCGAAACGTCTTCCACGCCTTCGTCACCATCGGCAGGGTGGATGGCCTGGCTGCCCTGCAGAAGGGCCTGGCCCCTGCGCTCTTGTACCAGTTCCTGATGAATGGCATCCGACTGGGCACCTACGGGCTGGCGGAAGCTAGGGGATACCTGCGTACCGACGAAGGCACCCACAGTCCTGTCCGCAGCGCCGCAGCGGGGGCTCTAGCTGGGGTCATGGGAGCCTATTTGGGAAGTCCAATCTACATG GTGAAGACACACCTACAGGCACAGGCAACCTCTGAAATTGCTGTAGGGCACCAGTATAAGCATCAG ggcatGTTTCAGGCACTAACCGAGATTGGCCAGAAACATGGTCTAGTGGGGTTGTGGCGTGGGGCCGTGGGCGGCCTGCCCAGAGTTGTCATCGGCTCCTCCACGCAGCTGTGCACCTTCTCATCCACCAAGGACCTCCTGAGCCAGTGGGAG ATTtttcctccccagagctggaaggTGGCTCTGGCGGCTGCCATGGTGAGTGGTGTGGCAGTCGTCCTGGCCATGACACCCTTTGATGTGGCTAGCACAAGGCTTTATAACCAACCCACGGACACTCAAGGCAAG GGCCTCATGTACCGGGGGATCTTGGACGCTCTGCTGCAGACAGCTCGGACAGAGGGCTTTTTTGGCATGTACAAGGGTATAGGTGCCTCCTATTTTCGCCTCGGGCCCCACACtatcctctccctcttcttctgggATCAGCTGCGCTTCCTTTACAACACATACGCTAAATAA
- the Slc25a35 gene encoding solute carrier family 25 member 35 isoform X2, which produces MDFLMSGLAACGACVFTNPLEVVKTRMQLQGELRAPGTYQRHYRNVFHAFVTIGRVDGLAALQKGLAPALLYQFLMNGIRLGTYGLAEARGYLRTDEGTHSPVRSAAAGALAGVMGAYLGSPIYMVKTHLQAQATSEIAVGHQYKHQIFPPQSWKVALAAAMVSGVAVVLAMTPFDVASTRLYNQPTDTQGKGLMYRGILDALLQTARTEGFFGMYKGIGASYFRLGPHTILSLFFWDQLRFLYNTYAK; this is translated from the exons ATGGATTTCTTGATGAGTGGTCTGGCTGCCTGCGGGGCCTGTGTGTTCACCAATCCCCTGGAGGTCGTGAAGACCAGAATGCAATTGCAGGGAGAACTGCGGGCCCCTGGCACCTACCAGCGCCACTACCGAAACGTCTTCCACGCCTTCGTCACCATCGGCAGGGTGGATGGCCTGGCTGCCCTGCAGAAGGGCCTGGCCCCTGCGCTCTTGTACCAGTTCCTGATGAATGGCATCCGACTGGGCACCTACGGGCTGGCGGAAGCTAGGGGATACCTGCGTACCGACGAAGGCACCCACAGTCCTGTCCGCAGCGCCGCAGCGGGGGCTCTAGCTGGGGTCATGGGAGCCTATTTGGGAAGTCCAATCTACATG GTGAAGACACACCTACAGGCACAGGCAACCTCTGAAATTGCTGTAGGGCACCAGTATAAGCATCAG ATTtttcctccccagagctggaaggTGGCTCTGGCGGCTGCCATGGTGAGTGGTGTGGCAGTCGTCCTGGCCATGACACCCTTTGATGTGGCTAGCACAAGGCTTTATAACCAACCCACGGACACTCAAGGCAAG GGCCTCATGTACCGGGGGATCTTGGACGCTCTGCTGCAGACAGCTCGGACAGAGGGCTTTTTTGGCATGTACAAGGGTATAGGTGCCTCCTATTTTCGCCTCGGGCCCCACACtatcctctccctcttcttctgggATCAGCTGCGCTTCCTTTACAACACATACGCTAAATAA
- the Rangrf gene encoding ran guanine nucleotide release factor: MEPTRNCPLFGGAFSAILPPGAIDVSDLRPVPDNQEVFCHPVTDQSVIVELLELQAHVRGEAAARYHFEDVGGVQGARAVHVLSVQPLCLENLSLRGCCQDAWFLSGKQQVAKENQQVAKDVTLHQALLRLPRYQTDLLLTFNQPPSNSRSLGPESLTCPPWSLDNFQQLVTSLTLHDPNIFGPQ; this comes from the exons ATGGAGCCTACCAGAAACTGTCCACTGTTCGGAGGCGCCTTCTCCGCCATCCTCCCCCCTGGGGCCATTGATGTGAG TGACCTCCGACCGGTCCCGGATAACCAAGAAGTTTTCTGCCATCCCGTGACCGACCAGAGTGTGATCGTGGAACTTCTGGAGCTGCAGGCCCATGTGCGAGGCGAAGCGGCTGCGCG GTACCATTTTGAGGACGTTGGCGGGGTGCAGGGGGCTAGGGCCGTGCACGTGTTATCTGTGCAGCCTCTCTGTTTGGAGAACTTATCTTTGAGGGGCTGCTGTCAAGATGCCTGGTTCCTTTCTGGCAAGCAGCAGGTAGCTAAAGAAAACCAGCAG GTAGCAAAGGATGTCACACTGCATCAGGCCTTGCTTCGGCTGCCCCGGTACCAGACTGACCTCTTGCTCACTTTCAACCAGCCCCC GTCTAACAGCAGGTCTCTTGGCCCTGAAAGTCTGACATGTCCACCTTGGAGCCTGGATAACTTTCAACAACTGGTGACTAGTTTGACTCTCCATGACCCCAACATCTTTGGTCCCCAGTAA